In the Deltaproteobacteria bacterium genome, CAAGCCCAATGCCGGTGCCCATTCCGACCGTGACTGGGGCAAGTTCGACATCCAGAAGGAGGTCATCGACCTCTGTCCCACGAAGTGCATGTGGATGGAGGGCAACACCCTCAAGATCGACAACCGCGAGTGCACCCGCTGCATGCACTGCATCAACGTGATGCCCGCGGCCCTCCGGCCCGGGACCGATGTAGGTGCGACCATCCTCGTCGGTGCCAAGGCACCCATTCTCGAGGGCGCCCAGATGTCCACCCTCGCCATCCCCTTCATCCGCATGGAGCCACCGTACGACGAGTTCAAGGAGTTCGTGGACAAGATCTGGGGCTGGTGGATGGAAGAGGGCAAGAACCGCGAGCGGTTCGGGGAGCTGATCCAGAGATTCAGCATCCAGAAGTTCATCCAGGTGGCTGGACTAAAGCCCATTCCCCAGATGGTCAAGGAGCCCAGATCCAACCCCTACGTCTTCTGGAGCGCAGAGGAGGTCGAGGGCGGCTGGAAACGCGACATTGCTGAATTCCGCAAGAGACACGCTGCATAAGGAGTGAAAAAAATGAGCGATTTCATCTCAAAACAGAAGGAACTTTATGGCGAAAACATGGGGTTCGATATCTCGAAACTCCTGGCCAAGCCCTATGACCCGGAGCTCGCAGGAAAGCTCTACAACCCCCAGAAGCCCATGGAGAACCGCATCACCGACATCGGTCCTCCCCACTTTCTGCAGTTCATGCCCGAGGTCATCAAGAAGAACTACGGGAAATGGAAGACACACGAGATCGTCCAGCCCGGGGTCATCAAGTACACGAGCGAGACCGGGGATGTCTGTTTTGTCGTCCGTGCTGGCACGCCGCGTCTGATCACCACGGATTACCTCAGAGAGGCCGCTGACATCGCCGATAAATACTGCGAGGGCTCGCTTCGCTGGACCACCCGGAACAACATCGAGTTCCACGTGACCTCGGAGGACACCCTCCGCGCCTTGCTCGATGACCTCAAGGGCAGGAAGCACCCCGGCGGGTCCCTGAAATTCCCGGTGGGTGGCACTGGCGCTAGCGTCACTAACATCGTCCATACACAGGGCTGGGTCCATTGCCATACACCGGCCATCGATGCATCGAGCGTGGTTAAGTCCGTCATGGACGACCTCTATGAGTACTTCACCAGCCACAAGCTCCCTGCCCAGGTGCGCATCGCCCTTGCCTGCTGCCTCAACATGTGCGGGGCCGTTCACTGCTCTGACATCGCCATCCTCGGCATCCACAGGAAGCCCCCTCTCGTCGAGGACGACCGGATCACCGGCGTGTGCGAGATTCCTCTTGCAGTCGCCGCCTGCCCACTTGGAGCCATCAAGCCCGTGACGGTCGAGGTGAACGGCGAGAAGAAGAAGAGTGTGCGGGTCAATGAGGATCGCTGCATGTTCTGCGGTAACTGTTACACCATGTGCCCGGCTATGCCCCTTGCTGACGGCCAGGGCGACGGGGTCGCCATCCTCGTGGGAGGAAAGATCTCTA is a window encoding:
- the dsrB gene encoding dissimilatory-type sulfite reductase subunit beta yields the protein MGFDISKLLAKPYDPELAGKLYNPQKPMENRITDIGPPHFLQFMPEVIKKNYGKWKTHEIVQPGVIKYTSETGDVCFVVRAGTPRLITTDYLREAADIADKYCEGSLRWTTRNNIEFHVTSEDTLRALLDDLKGRKHPGGSLKFPVGGTGASVTNIVHTQGWVHCHTPAIDASSVVKSVMDDLYEYFTSHKLPAQVRIALACCLNMCGAVHCSDIAILGIHRKPPLVEDDRITGVCEIPLAVAACPLGAIKPVTVEVNGEKKKSVRVNEDRCMFCGNCYTMCPAMPLADGQGDGVAILVGGKISNRISAPKFSKLVIPYIPSEPPRWPSVVKTVRKILETYSAGANKYERLGDWAERIGWERFFEKCEIPFTEKSIDDYRLAYDTYHTTTQFKWSVHTDNL